One genomic segment of Oxalobacteraceae sp. CFBP 8761 includes these proteins:
- a CDS encoding LLM class flavin-dependent oxidoreductase, with the protein MIPLSILDLSPIVQGSDAATSFKSSLDLAQHGERWGYNRYWLAEHHGMPGIASAATAVLIAHVAAGTSTIRVGAGGIMLPNHSPLVIAEQFGTLASLHPGRIDLGLGRAPGSDHTTARALRRNLASDADEFPQDVVELMDYFAGSSRRQVLAVPGAGLDVPLWILGSSLFGAQLAAHLGLPYAFASHFAPQMMMQAIDMYRSNFRPSAQLAEPYVMLGFNVFAADTDEEAHLLATSMQQAFVALRTGNPGKLKPPVSGYLEALDTPERMMLDSVLACSAIGSRDTVAAQLHAFIDKAKPDEMMITSQIYDHAARLHAYEITADIRRNS; encoded by the coding sequence ATGATCCCTTTATCGATACTCGACCTCTCGCCGATCGTTCAAGGCAGCGATGCGGCAACTTCCTTCAAAAGCTCCCTCGACCTCGCCCAGCATGGCGAACGCTGGGGTTACAACCGTTACTGGCTCGCCGAACACCACGGCATGCCGGGCATTGCGAGCGCCGCGACTGCGGTACTGATCGCCCATGTGGCAGCCGGCACGTCCACGATCCGCGTGGGCGCCGGCGGCATCATGCTGCCGAATCATTCACCGCTCGTGATCGCCGAACAATTCGGCACGCTCGCGTCGCTTCATCCGGGCCGGATCGACCTGGGCCTGGGCCGCGCGCCTGGTTCTGACCATACCACGGCGCGCGCGCTGCGCCGCAACCTGGCGTCGGACGCCGACGAGTTCCCGCAGGACGTCGTGGAACTGATGGATTACTTTGCCGGTTCAAGCCGCCGGCAGGTGCTGGCCGTGCCGGGCGCAGGCCTGGACGTACCATTGTGGATTCTCGGTTCGAGTCTGTTCGGCGCGCAACTGGCGGCGCACCTCGGCCTGCCGTATGCGTTTGCGTCGCACTTCGCGCCGCAGATGATGATGCAGGCAATCGACATGTACCGCAGCAACTTCCGTCCATCGGCGCAGTTGGCCGAGCCGTACGTCATGCTCGGATTCAATGTGTTCGCGGCTGACACCGACGAAGAAGCGCATCTGCTGGCCACGTCGATGCAGCAGGCGTTTGTCGCGCTGCGCACGGGCAATCCGGGCAAACTCAAGCCACCGGTCAGTGGCTACCTGGAAGCGCTGGACACGCCCGAGCGCATGATGCTCGACAGCGTACTCGCCTGCTCGGCGATCGGCTCGCGCGACACCGTGGCAGCCCAGCTGCACGCGTTCATCGACAAGGCCAAGCCGGACGAGATGATGATCACGTCGCAGATCTACGACCACGCAGCCCGCCTGCATGCGTACGAGATCACGGCCGATATCCGGCGCAACAGCTGA
- a CDS encoding beta-lactamase family protein: protein MSAQNSFNRHHLAAIDAAIDAAVAARSLPGAVYRLERGAAHAVRAYGRLDFGPDAAPVAGDTVFDVASLTKVLVTAAAILLLHEAGQIDLDAPLLRYLPECAGGGKDAITVRQLLTHTSGLRAGLPASPAWQGREAALLLASLERVTHLPGSVFRYSDINYILLGAVIERVAGVPLDAFAWQRIFAPLRMWDTGYRPLARCDGRTIAPTQRGAVDVEASMSSAQRDLAPGAVLQGHVHDPTVRRMGGVAGSAGVFSTARDVARFARMLLAGGELDGVRVLHADSVRLLSTAQSPPGIAALRGMGMDIDSPFARRPRGRHYQIGSYGHTGYTGCILWIDPQSRSFYVFLSNRVYPDDRNSILPLYDELGTLSALAALSAQQ from the coding sequence ATGAGCGCCCAAAATAGCTTTAACCGGCATCATCTGGCCGCAATTGATGCTGCCATCGACGCTGCCGTAGCAGCCCGGTCGCTGCCCGGCGCGGTGTACCGGCTCGAACGGGGCGCAGCCCATGCAGTGCGCGCGTATGGCCGTCTGGATTTCGGGCCGGATGCCGCGCCCGTCGCCGGCGACACCGTGTTCGACGTTGCATCGCTGACAAAGGTGCTGGTCACGGCGGCGGCAATCCTGCTGCTGCACGAAGCCGGCCAGATCGACCTCGACGCCCCGTTGCTGCGCTACCTTCCCGAGTGCGCGGGCGGCGGCAAGGATGCGATCACGGTGCGTCAATTGCTCACGCACACGTCTGGCTTGCGGGCCGGCCTGCCAGCAAGTCCGGCGTGGCAGGGCAGGGAAGCAGCGCTGCTGCTGGCTTCGCTCGAACGCGTGACGCATCTGCCGGGCAGTGTATTTCGCTATTCCGACATCAACTACATCCTGCTTGGCGCGGTGATCGAACGCGTGGCCGGCGTGCCGTTGGACGCGTTTGCCTGGCAGCGCATCTTTGCGCCGCTGCGCATGTGGGACACCGGCTATCGGCCGCTGGCGCGCTGTGACGGGCGGACAATCGCACCCACCCAGCGTGGCGCGGTGGATGTCGAGGCAAGCATGTCCAGCGCGCAGCGCGATCTGGCCCCCGGCGCCGTGCTGCAAGGCCATGTTCACGATCCGACAGTACGCAGGATGGGTGGCGTGGCAGGCTCGGCCGGTGTGTTCTCGACCGCGCGGGATGTCGCGCGCTTTGCCCGCATGCTGCTTGCCGGCGGGGAGCTCGATGGCGTGCGTGTGCTGCACGCCGACAGCGTGCGCCTGCTGAGCACTGCGCAGTCGCCACCGGGTATCGCGGCACTGCGCGGCATGGGGATGGACATCGATTCGCCGTTCGCGCGTCGGCCGCGCGGCAGGCATTACCAGATCGGCAGCTACGGCCACACGGGATATACCGGCTGCATTTTATGGATCGATCCGCAGTCGCGCAGCTTCTATGTGTTCCTGTCCAACCGGGTGTATCCGGACGACCGCAACAGCATCCTGCCACTCTACGACGAGCTCGGGACACTGTCAGCCTTGGCAGCATTGTCAGCTCAGCAATAA
- a CDS encoding insulinase family protein has protein sequence MAVLVRRTTYLAAALALMFGVPTVQAAPKAAPVAPASTPDIPIPDIKYTKFTLKNGLTVLVHEDRKTPVVAVNTWYHVGSKNEQRGKTGFAHLFEHLMFSGSDNFKKTYLNAMEQVGATDLNGTTSQDRTNYFQNVPTSMLDYALFAESDRMGYLLGTVDKTKLDIQRGVVQNEKRQGENQPYGIAYELLVENTYPVGHPYSWTVIGKMADLDAASMTDVQDWFKQNYGPNNTVLVLSGDISPEEARKKVEQYYGAIPPGPPLAKHDAWIAKRTGTHRTLAQDRVPQTRIYRTWNVPGANTPEEALLDLGARVLGGGKTSRLYKRLVYKDQLATSATASDDASEIGGQFDLTLTARPGADVKKMEQAADEELRALMKSGPTDAELRLAKTTILAQYTRMIERVGGFGGKSDLLASCQTFTGNPDCYKVYLQRIKDATPATVKKAMNDWLSDGDYVLQIDPFPTGLAATDTGLDRSKEPVAGKAMSLKLPPVQRITLSNGLKVVLAERHEAPVVNLQMMVDSGYSADSAALPGVASLTLRMLEEGTATRKSLEIGEELERLGATFGASINLDGAFVGMNSLKATLPQALGLYADLVRNPAFPQNEFARLQKDRLAAIAREKVDPQGIALRVVPALMYGQGHVYARTANGTEDAVGRMTRTDLANYHATWFKPNNATLLVVGDTTLAEITPLLEKAFGGWKGGEVPKKVIATVPAPSKPLVYLIDRPGALQSVIVGAQLAPPRNSPESLPLEIVNDVFGGTFSSRINMNLREDKHWSYGVRSLVQPAVGQRTFMSISPVQTDKTGDALKELVREYKGVAGERQITRAELKFAQDNRTLRLPGSFETAGQLGGAYTTIVQYGLPDDYYNTYTEKALALTPEQANTLAARSFLTDRLVWVVVGDMSKVEKDVRALNLGEVRRIDADGKP, from the coding sequence ATGGCAGTTCTCGTTCGTCGCACCACTTACCTCGCGGCAGCGCTTGCGCTGATGTTCGGCGTGCCCACAGTGCAGGCTGCACCGAAGGCCGCGCCCGTCGCCCCCGCCAGCACGCCCGACATTCCGATCCCGGACATCAAGTACACCAAGTTCACGCTGAAGAACGGCTTGACCGTGCTCGTGCACGAAGACCGCAAGACGCCGGTGGTGGCCGTGAATACCTGGTACCACGTCGGCTCGAAGAACGAGCAGCGGGGCAAGACTGGCTTTGCGCACCTGTTCGAACATCTGATGTTCAGCGGCAGCGACAACTTCAAGAAGACCTATCTGAATGCGATGGAGCAGGTCGGCGCCACTGACCTGAACGGCACCACCAGCCAGGACCGCACGAATTATTTCCAGAACGTGCCGACCTCGATGCTCGACTATGCGCTGTTCGCCGAGAGCGACCGCATGGGTTACCTGCTGGGCACGGTCGACAAGACCAAACTCGACATCCAGCGCGGGGTCGTGCAGAACGAAAAGCGCCAGGGCGAGAACCAGCCCTACGGCATCGCCTACGAGCTGCTGGTGGAAAACACCTATCCGGTCGGCCACCCGTATTCCTGGACCGTGATCGGCAAGATGGCCGACCTCGATGCGGCCTCGATGACCGATGTGCAGGACTGGTTCAAGCAGAACTACGGCCCGAACAACACGGTGCTGGTGCTGTCGGGCGATATCTCGCCGGAAGAAGCGCGCAAGAAGGTCGAGCAATACTACGGCGCGATTCCACCGGGCCCGCCATTGGCCAAGCACGATGCCTGGATCGCCAAGCGCACCGGCACGCACCGCACGCTGGCGCAGGACCGCGTGCCGCAGACGCGCATCTACCGTACCTGGAACGTACCGGGCGCGAACACGCCCGAAGAAGCGCTGCTCGACCTGGGCGCGCGCGTGCTGGGCGGCGGCAAGACGTCGCGCCTGTACAAGCGCCTGGTCTACAAGGATCAACTGGCCACCAGCGCGACCGCAAGCGACGATGCGTCGGAAATCGGCGGCCAGTTCGACCTGACGCTGACGGCCCGTCCCGGCGCCGACGTGAAAAAGATGGAACAGGCGGCCGACGAGGAATTGCGCGCGCTGATGAAGAGCGGCCCGACGGACGCCGAGCTGCGCCTGGCCAAGACCACGATCCTGGCGCAGTACACGCGCATGATCGAGCGCGTTGGTGGCTTCGGTGGCAAGAGCGACCTCCTGGCCTCGTGCCAGACCTTTACCGGCAACCCGGACTGCTACAAGGTCTATCTGCAGCGCATCAAGGACGCCACGCCGGCGACGGTGAAAAAAGCGATGAACGACTGGCTCAGCGACGGCGACTACGTGCTGCAGATCGATCCGTTCCCGACCGGCCTGGCCGCTACCGATACGGGGCTCGATCGCAGCAAGGAACCGGTCGCCGGCAAGGCGATGTCCCTCAAATTGCCGCCGGTGCAGCGCATCACGCTGTCCAACGGCCTGAAGGTCGTGCTGGCCGAGCGCCATGAAGCGCCGGTCGTCAACCTGCAGATGATGGTCGACAGCGGTTATTCGGCCGACAGCGCCGCCTTGCCGGGCGTGGCCAGCCTCACGCTGCGCATGCTCGAAGAAGGCACGGCCACGCGCAAGTCGCTCGAGATCGGTGAAGAACTCGAACGCCTGGGCGCGACCTTTGGCGCCAGCATCAATCTCGATGGTGCCTTTGTCGGCATGAATTCGCTCAAGGCGACGCTGCCGCAGGCGCTCGGCCTGTATGCCGACCTGGTGCGCAATCCGGCGTTCCCGCAGAACGAATTTGCGCGCCTGCAGAAAGACCGCCTGGCCGCGATCGCACGCGAGAAGGTCGATCCGCAGGGTATCGCGCTGCGCGTCGTGCCGGCCCTGATGTACGGCCAGGGCCACGTGTATGCGCGCACTGCCAACGGCACCGAGGACGCCGTGGGCCGCATGACCCGCACCGACCTGGCCAATTACCACGCAACCTGGTTCAAGCCGAACAACGCGACGCTGCTGGTCGTGGGCGACACGACGCTGGCCGAGATCACGCCGCTGCTCGAGAAAGCGTTCGGCGGCTGGAAGGGCGGCGAAGTGCCGAAGAAGGTGATCGCCACCGTGCCCGCGCCAAGCAAGCCGCTCGTGTACCTGATCGACCGGCCGGGCGCGCTGCAAAGCGTGATCGTCGGCGCGCAACTGGCGCCGCCGCGTAACAGCCCCGAGTCGCTGCCGCTGGAAATCGTCAACGACGTGTTCGGCGGCACATTCAGCTCGCGCATCAACATGAACCTGCGTGAAGACAAGCACTGGTCGTATGGCGTACGCAGCCTGGTGCAGCCGGCCGTCGGCCAGCGCACGTTCATGAGCATTTCGCCGGTGCAGACAGACAAGACCGGTGATGCGCTCAAGGAACTGGTGCGCGAATACAAGGGCGTGGCGGGTGAGCGCCAGATCACACGCGCCGAGCTGAAATTCGCGCAGGACAACCGCACGCTGCGCCTGCCGGGCAGCTTCGAGACGGCTGGCCAGCTGGGTGGCGCCTACACGACCATCGTGCAATACGGTCTGCCGGACGACTACTACAACACCTACACCGAGAAGGCGCTGGCGCTCACGCCCGAGCAGGCCAACACGCTGGCCGCGCGCAGCTTCCTGACCGATCGCCTGGTGTGGGTCGTGGTGGGGGACATGAGCAAGGTCGAGAAGGACGTGCGCGCGCTGAACCTGGGCGAGGTGCGCCGCATCGATGCGGATGGCAAGCCC